The Planctomycetia bacterium genome window below encodes:
- the rplQ gene encoding 50S ribosomal protein L17: MRHQKSGRKLNRNSTHRRALMRSLTISLVEHESITTTVAKAKELRGFIERLITLGKRAQNAAAEGDTAQAIAYRRMAVARMGNNKSSVKKIFDTLAPRYQDRPGGYTRVLKLSTRRLGDGGLQAEISLMPDTKATEAAAPAPVKVK; the protein is encoded by the coding sequence ATGCGTCACCAGAAGTCAGGAAGAAAGCTTAATCGCAACAGCACCCATCGCCGGGCGCTGATGCGAAGTCTCACCATTTCATTGGTGGAACACGAATCCATTACCACCACGGTTGCCAAGGCCAAGGAACTGCGTGGCTTCATCGAAAGGCTGATTACTCTTGGCAAGCGTGCTCAAAACGCTGCAGCTGAGGGTGATACAGCACAGGCTATTGCTTATCGCCGCATGGCAGTGGCCCGCATGGGGAACAACAAGTCATCCGTGAAGAAGATATTCGACACGCTTGCTCCACGCTACCAGGATCGCCCAGGTGGTTACACCCGCGTATTGAAGCTGAGCACTCGCCGACTTGGAGATGGTGGTCTACAGGCTGAAATCTCACTGATGCCTGATACCAAAGCGACTGAAGCGGCAGCACCCGCACCGGTGAAGGTGAAGTAG
- a CDS encoding DUF1877 family protein produces MACRGYFTALQLPEAATLLELKSVDERLEFINSLFAIAENDGRVLLVDKSWDAMHRCLCGGWLDAKHSDESMRSCVMGARQLSNQANWIISYVDPDLVRRVNNAINAIEQPWFRSQYFALGRIPRGFMVHRYEIELTETDFEYTWEYFVEVKNFYRAAVHRGLAIVFAVDQ; encoded by the coding sequence TTGGCTTGCCGTGGTTACTTCACTGCGCTGCAACTTCCAGAGGCAGCAACTCTTTTGGAACTGAAATCGGTTGATGAGCGCCTTGAATTCATAAATTCATTGTTTGCTATAGCTGAAAATGATGGACGCGTTTTATTAGTCGATAAGTCATGGGACGCCATGCATCGCTGTTTATGCGGTGGTTGGCTCGACGCCAAGCATAGTGACGAATCAATGCGATCTTGCGTCATGGGCGCGAGACAACTCTCGAATCAGGCTAACTGGATCATTTCATACGTCGACCCAGACCTAGTTCGGCGCGTCAACAATGCAATCAACGCAATTGAGCAACCTTGGTTCAGGTCGCAATATTTCGCCCTTGGTCGAATTCCAAGAGGATTCATGGTCCATCGTTACGAAATTGAGTTGACCGAAACCGACTTCGAGTACACGTGGGAGTATTTTGTTGAAGTGAAGAATTTCTATCGGGCAGCCGTGCACCGAGGACTTGCAATCGTGTTCGCAGTTGACCAATAG
- the rpsM gene encoding 30S ribosomal protein S13, producing MPRIMGVDIPPDKPTHISLRYLYGIGPTTAVQICQQLNIDPQRHARELGDDEIARIAKMLENEFKVEGFLRREIQQNVARLRDIACFRGFRHRRGLPVRGQRTRTNARTRKGPRKTVAGKKGVKEMRG from the coding sequence ATGCCCCGTATTATGGGTGTTGACATTCCGCCAGATAAGCCCACGCATATTTCGCTGCGCTATCTGTACGGCATTGGGCCGACTACTGCGGTCCAAATCTGTCAGCAACTGAACATCGATCCACAACGTCATGCCCGCGAATTGGGTGATGATGAAATTGCACGCATTGCCAAGATGCTGGAAAACGAATTCAAGGTAGAAGGTTTCCTTCGCCGCGAAATCCAGCAGAACGTGGCCCGCTTACGAGATATCGCCTGCTTCCGGGGCTTCCGCCATCGTCGCGGTCTGCCTGTCCGAGGCCAGCGAACCCGCACCAATGCCCGCACCCGCAAAGGCCCCCGCAAGACTGTGGCAGGCAAGAAGGGTGTGAAGGAAATGCGTGGGTAA
- a CDS encoding trypsin-like peptidase domain-containing protein: MLSSWISTSRSSEEPVRKQSRESDVLDAYSQAVVQVVQQVGPAVLTVTSEIEQATGSGFMITPDGIALTNNHVVQGQRNLKVTTEDGDKLSADLIGNDPATDLALLRVAARDLPHTELGDSELLVAGQLVIAVGNPFGFRSTVSTGVVSALGRSMRSQAGRLIENIIQHTAPLNPGNSGGPLVDSRGRVIGVNTAIIAYAQGLGFAVPGNTARWVVSELLSHGLVRRLSLGIRVSAALVPRWLSRDLDLLSDHAVEIVEVIPQEPADRAGLAAGDVIVTAAGRVIAGMDDLHRVLASVPPGQGVMLEVIRDQQLREVSVEPKWA; this comes from the coding sequence ATGCTAAGCAGTTGGATATCAACATCCCGTTCCAGCGAAGAACCCGTTCGCAAACAGTCTCGCGAATCCGATGTGCTGGATGCCTATTCCCAGGCTGTCGTGCAGGTGGTGCAACAGGTAGGCCCTGCGGTGCTGACCGTGACTAGCGAAATAGAACAAGCCACCGGTTCCGGGTTTATGATTACGCCAGATGGCATTGCCCTCACCAACAATCATGTTGTGCAGGGACAACGGAATTTGAAGGTAACGACCGAAGATGGCGACAAGCTGAGCGCTGATCTTATCGGCAATGATCCTGCTACCGATCTGGCATTGCTGCGAGTGGCAGCACGCGATCTGCCCCACACTGAACTGGGCGATTCCGAATTGCTGGTCGCTGGCCAACTGGTGATTGCAGTAGGCAACCCGTTTGGGTTCCGTTCTACCGTATCAACAGGAGTGGTCAGTGCACTGGGGCGATCTATGCGAAGCCAGGCCGGCAGGTTGATTGAGAACATTATTCAGCATACCGCTCCACTAAACCCAGGCAACAGTGGCGGACCACTGGTCGATTCACGCGGACGAGTGATTGGTGTAAATACTGCCATCATTGCTTATGCGCAAGGGTTGGGCTTCGCAGTGCCAGGCAACACGGCCCGATGGGTGGTGAGTGAACTGCTCAGTCATGGTCTTGTTCGGCGACTGTCGCTCGGCATACGAGTCTCAGCGGCACTGGTCCCCCGCTGGCTGTCACGCGACCTGGATTTGCTCAGCGATCATGCAGTCGAAATAGTGGAGGTGATTCCCCAGGAACCAGCGGATCGTGCCGGCCTGGCTGCAGGCGATGTCATCGTCACTGCGGCAGGGCGAGTCATTGCAGGCATGGACGATCTCCACCGCGTGCTGGCCAGCGTGCCTCCAGGCCAGGGTGTCATGCTGGAAGTGATACGCGACCAGCAACTGCGCGAAGTCAGCGTTGAACCCAAGTGGGCATAG
- the bamD gene encoding outer membrane protein assembly factor BamD encodes MMPIQRILWLIVGLVILPGCSSISTPSEMWDGWTKPSAQLPPPPQETVLRAGHWDAKDALTPGTLAGDCASAKLLMQQNQWEDAEKWFSWLGKKAEKQKNTEIHEECIFNEAECLFAQGYYPKARDTYAKLVKTYPTTRYRRESIERQSYIAEHWLEDTRQEMLQREEVAEGKRWFVTPKLFNWEREKPTFDEENHAVKACEAVFTQDPSGPLAPQALFRAGGVNFYRERYEDADLDYSLLVDQYPRSPLAPAAMELAIQSKIRQVGGPEYDGRKLTEARQMVDKAVRSFPELNDKKAFLDRTLTSINEQQAEKDFKVAEFYKKTKHPGAAHFYYELVRLRYPGTQWEQKSLERLNEIREQVEAERAANQ; translated from the coding sequence ATGATGCCAATACAACGCATTCTCTGGCTCATCGTCGGCCTGGTCATATTGCCTGGTTGTTCCTCGATTTCCACTCCCAGTGAGATGTGGGATGGGTGGACAAAACCGAGCGCCCAACTGCCTCCACCACCACAGGAAACGGTGCTTCGTGCCGGTCACTGGGATGCCAAGGATGCACTGACGCCAGGTACGCTGGCTGGCGATTGTGCTTCGGCAAAGCTTCTCATGCAGCAGAACCAGTGGGAAGATGCCGAGAAATGGTTCAGCTGGCTGGGCAAGAAAGCTGAAAAGCAGAAGAACACCGAAATTCACGAAGAGTGCATCTTTAATGAAGCAGAGTGTCTCTTCGCCCAGGGCTACTATCCCAAGGCACGTGATACTTATGCTAAGCTCGTAAAGACATATCCCACCACGCGCTATCGACGAGAATCCATCGAGCGGCAAAGTTACATTGCTGAACACTGGCTCGAAGATACTCGCCAGGAAATGCTGCAGCGCGAAGAAGTAGCGGAAGGCAAACGATGGTTTGTCACACCTAAACTCTTCAACTGGGAACGAGAAAAGCCAACCTTTGATGAAGAGAACCATGCAGTGAAAGCGTGTGAAGCGGTCTTCACGCAGGATCCCAGTGGCCCGCTGGCACCGCAGGCTCTCTTCCGTGCTGGTGGTGTGAATTTCTACCGCGAACGCTATGAAGATGCCGATCTCGATTACAGTCTGCTGGTTGATCAGTATCCTCGTTCGCCATTGGCTCCTGCTGCGATGGAACTGGCTATCCAGTCCAAGATTCGCCAGGTGGGTGGCCCGGAATATGATGGCCGCAAGCTGACTGAAGCCCGGCAAATGGTCGACAAAGCCGTCCGCAGTTTTCCTGAACTCAACGACAAGAAAGCCTTCCTCGACCGCACGCTCACCAGCATTAACGAACAGCAGGCCGAGAAAGATTTCAAGGTTGCTGAGTTCTACAAGAAAACCAAACATCCAGGCGCTGCTCATTTCTATTACGAACTAGTGCGGCTGCGATACCCTGGCACCCAGTGGGAACAGAAATCTCTCGAACGGCTCAACGAAATTCGTGAACAGGTGGAAGCAGAACGGGCAGCCAACCAATAA
- the rpmJ gene encoding 50S ribosomal protein L36: MKVRSSVRRICNKCKIVRRHGKVYVICTDPRHKQRQG, from the coding sequence ATGAAAGTACGATCCAGCGTTCGTCGTATCTGCAATAAGTGCAAGATCGTACGACGACACGGCAAGGTATATGTGATCTGCACGGATCCTCGCCACAAACAGCGGCAAGGCTAA
- a CDS encoding DNA-directed RNA polymerase subunit alpha, whose translation MRIRWRGLELPSKVIADQSTLTDTYGKFSVEPFERGFGVTVGNSLRRVLLSSLEGSSVTRVKIHGVQHEISTIPGVVEDVTDIILNIKSLIVKNVSDQPKVIKIERHEKGVVKGADVITDEAVEIVNPEHVIATLTADVPFVIEMTVENGRGYRTAEENAGRDRELGMIPVDSSFTPVVKVKYETEETRVGQKTNYDKLTMEIWTNGTTKPEMALVEAAKILRKHLNPFIHYSHPDISVPVEERVEPQHSAVDVELERKLNMSLAELELSVRATNCLESEGIATVRDLVSRTEEELLEVRNFGETTLKEVTQKLGERQMHLGMKLPASRRM comes from the coding sequence ATGCGTATTCGTTGGCGCGGGCTGGAATTGCCCAGCAAAGTCATTGCAGATCAGTCAACCCTTACCGATACCTACGGCAAATTTTCGGTTGAGCCTTTTGAACGAGGTTTCGGCGTGACCGTCGGCAATAGCTTACGACGCGTGTTGCTGAGCAGCCTGGAAGGATCTTCTGTCACCCGCGTGAAAATCCACGGCGTGCAGCATGAAATCAGCACCATCCCCGGCGTTGTCGAAGATGTCACCGACATCATCCTCAATATTAAAAGCCTCATTGTCAAGAACGTGAGCGATCAGCCTAAGGTCATCAAGATCGAACGCCATGAAAAGGGCGTGGTCAAAGGCGCTGATGTCATCACCGATGAAGCCGTCGAAATCGTCAATCCCGAACATGTGATTGCCACGCTGACTGCCGATGTTCCCTTTGTCATTGAAATGACCGTGGAAAACGGCCGTGGTTACCGCACTGCAGAAGAAAACGCAGGCCGCGATCGCGAACTGGGTATGATCCCTGTCGACTCCAGCTTCACACCCGTCGTGAAAGTGAAATACGAGACGGAAGAAACCCGCGTTGGCCAGAAGACCAATTACGACAAGCTGACGATGGAAATCTGGACGAATGGCACCACCAAGCCTGAAATGGCACTTGTGGAAGCTGCCAAGATTCTCCGCAAGCACCTCAACCCATTCATCCACTACTCGCATCCCGATATCTCGGTACCAGTGGAAGAACGTGTTGAGCCTCAGCACTCTGCAGTCGATGTCGAACTCGAACGCAAGCTCAACATGAGCCTGGCTGAACTGGAACTCTCCGTGCGTGCTACCAACTGTCTCGAATCGGAAGGCATTGCCACCGTTCGCGATCTGGTGAGCCGTACTGAAGAAGAACTGCTGGAGGTTCGCAATTTCGGCGAAACCACGCTCAAGGAAGTGACCCAGAAGCTGGGCGAACGCCAGATGCACCTGGGCATGAAACTGCCCGCCAGCCGCAGAATGTAA
- a CDS encoding Uma2 family endonuclease, with amino-acid sequence MSTTVSAPVRLITAEEFAQQYSDHHAELDKGKVVETVMPWILHGVVCANMARHLGNFVEEHRLGRIATNDSWVITRRNPDSVRGPDVAWYSYQSLPAGKVADGLLEAVPELAIEIRSPSNSWQELLAKSSEYLQAGVKVVMILDPEKSAATLFRDAELPQTLHNGDSITIPDLLPGFSIPLSKVFGQ; translated from the coding sequence ATGAGTACCACAGTCTCGGCTCCTGTCAGGCTCATCACTGCTGAGGAGTTTGCTCAACAGTACAGCGATCACCATGCAGAACTGGATAAAGGCAAGGTGGTGGAGACAGTCATGCCTTGGATATTACACGGAGTGGTTTGCGCGAATATGGCCCGACACTTAGGCAATTTTGTGGAAGAGCATCGATTAGGGCGAATAGCAACCAACGATTCCTGGGTTATCACGCGAAGAAACCCTGATTCGGTACGAGGCCCGGATGTTGCGTGGTATAGTTATCAGAGTTTGCCAGCAGGCAAAGTTGCCGATGGTTTGCTCGAAGCGGTTCCGGAACTGGCCATCGAAATTCGATCTCCCAGCAACTCTTGGCAGGAACTCCTCGCCAAAAGCAGTGAGTATCTGCAAGCAGGCGTTAAAGTCGTCATGATTCTTGATCCTGAAAAATCTGCAGCAACACTCTTTCGCGATGCAGAATTGCCTCAAACGCTTCACAACGGCGATAGCATCACCATTCCCGACCTGTTGCCTGGCTTCAGTATTCCGTTGAGCAAAGTTTTTGGGCAGTAA
- the rpsD gene encoding 30S ribosomal protein S4, with product MARYIDSVCKLCRREGEKLYLKGARCDSPKCAVERRKTAPGMHGMKRGKLSEYGVRLREKQKLKRFYGILERPFRRVFELASRSTANTGEVLLALMERRLDNVVHRLGFAMSRAAARQLVTHGHVYVNGRRCNIASFLVKANDVITIKDRKEIRDLVKMSFGQNPPAVPDYLQRTSEEPPEGRMLRMPSRDDVDPRIKHINEQLIIEISTR from the coding sequence ATGGCACGATACATTGATTCAGTTTGTAAGCTTTGCCGCCGGGAAGGGGAAAAGCTTTATTTGAAGGGCGCCCGCTGCGATTCACCGAAGTGTGCAGTGGAACGCCGCAAGACTGCTCCCGGCATGCACGGCATGAAGCGGGGCAAGCTCAGCGAATACGGCGTGCGTCTGCGTGAAAAGCAGAAGCTCAAACGCTTTTATGGCATTCTCGAACGGCCATTCCGCCGCGTCTTCGAGCTTGCCAGCCGCTCAACCGCCAACACCGGCGAGGTGCTTCTGGCCCTGATGGAACGTCGCCTCGACAACGTCGTTCACCGTCTGGGCTTTGCCATGAGCCGGGCAGCCGCTCGTCAGCTTGTCACACATGGCCACGTTTATGTCAATGGACGCCGCTGCAATATTGCCAGCTTCCTGGTCAAAGCCAACGATGTCATCACCATCAAGGATCGCAAGGAAATTCGCGATCTGGTGAAGATGTCCTTCGGCCAGAACCCGCCAGCAGTGCCCGATTATCTGCAGCGCACCAGCGAAGAACCACCCGAAGGCAGGATGCTTCGTATGCCCAGCCGCGATGATGTTGATCCACGTATCAAGCACATCAATGAACAATTGATCATTGAAATTTCGACGAGATAG
- a CDS encoding toll/interleukin-1 receptor domain-containing protein, whose protein sequence is MRLFHWLFRKPEPAVTTQDYHIFVSYSRNDSEIVTPLVQMLRLSGTGIFRDTDHIRPGTRWRTVLIEAVENCQLLLLFWCHHAATSAEVKREYTQALQQGKLLSPVLLDDTPLTAEMAEFQAIDMRGLFHHVAPPLPPSESTSGGMSVGKCYCPSDDPPDKATSRESIQKRLGRVRAPRVEIDYECLSVPMKASSDENPLPRIAMERLMSGLEHQLAKIEARHSAS, encoded by the coding sequence ATGCGACTTTTCCACTGGCTATTTCGAAAGCCTGAGCCTGCAGTCACCACGCAGGACTATCACATTTTTGTTTCCTATAGCCGCAACGACAGCGAGATTGTCACGCCCCTGGTGCAGATGCTGCGACTGAGTGGCACAGGCATCTTCCGCGATACAGATCACATTCGCCCCGGAACGCGCTGGCGAACTGTGTTGATCGAAGCAGTGGAAAACTGTCAACTGCTGCTGTTGTTCTGGTGCCATCACGCTGCCACCTCTGCAGAAGTAAAGCGGGAATACACGCAGGCGTTGCAGCAGGGAAAACTCCTCTCGCCAGTGCTGCTCGATGACACACCGCTGACAGCAGAAATGGCCGAGTTTCAAGCAATCGATATGCGTGGGTTGTTTCATCACGTCGCCCCACCGTTACCTCCGAGTGAATCAACCTCAGGTGGGATGTCCGTTGGTAAGTGTTATTGCCCATCTGACGATCCACCAGACAAGGCTACATCGCGAGAGAGTATTCAAAAGAGGCTCGGACGCGTTCGTGCTCCTCGAGTGGAAATAGATTATGAATGTTTGTCCGTGCCCATGAAAGCTAGTAGTGATGAAAACCCGCTGCCGAGAATAGCTATGGAGCGATTGATGAGTGGGCTGGAACATCAGCTTGCGAAAATTGAAGCAAGGCATTCTGCTAGTTGA
- the recO gene encoding DNA repair protein RecO: MSPQKASALIIRFTDFSETSRIVTCYTRELGKISGLAKGGRRLKSNFESALDLLTVCSIVLLRKPSRNLDLIIEARVTERFSVLSRKLEALYAGYYLAELLNDFTQEDDPHPALFDLSLDCLRQLGTSVSVAEVVLHFETQMLRELGFAPLLHQCASCHRPLPDEGLMFDPQLGGIVCPLCESRARYARVISPDAWQRLMDIEQRGPQGSLSPALQSELRSLMNHTISHLLGRRPRTMQYLH, translated from the coding sequence TTGTCTCCGCAAAAAGCATCCGCACTGATCATTCGCTTCACTGATTTCAGTGAAACCAGCCGCATTGTTACCTGTTATACCCGTGAACTGGGCAAAATAAGTGGACTGGCCAAAGGGGGGCGTCGGCTCAAGAGCAACTTTGAATCTGCACTTGACCTTCTCACCGTGTGCAGTATCGTCCTCCTCCGCAAGCCGTCCCGTAACCTCGATCTCATCATCGAGGCTCGCGTGACGGAGCGGTTCAGCGTCCTCTCCAGGAAACTGGAGGCACTGTACGCCGGGTATTATCTCGCGGAACTTCTGAACGATTTCACCCAGGAGGATGACCCACACCCCGCACTGTTCGATCTTTCCCTGGATTGCCTCAGGCAACTGGGAACGAGTGTCAGCGTGGCGGAAGTCGTCCTTCACTTTGAAACGCAGATGCTTCGCGAATTGGGGTTCGCCCCGTTATTACACCAGTGTGCTTCGTGCCACAGGCCGCTGCCAGATGAAGGATTGATGTTCGACCCACAACTGGGTGGCATTGTGTGTCCGCTGTGCGAAAGCAGAGCCCGCTATGCCAGAGTCATCAGTCCGGACGCCTGGCAACGACTGATGGACATTGAACAGCGCGGCCCGCAAGGCAGCTTATCGCCTGCCCTGCAAAGCGAACTGCGGAGCCTGATGAATCACACCATCAGCCACCTCCTGGGACGCCGGCCTCGCACGATGCAGTATCTTCACTGA
- a CDS encoding type II toxin-antitoxin system HicA family toxin gives MKRRDFLRHVNSNGCIIQREGHSHTILEHTQSKKRAPLPRHREIPEPLVKVICKQLGIPRPG, from the coding sequence GTGAAACGGCGAGACTTTCTGCGGCATGTGAACAGCAACGGTTGTATCATACAACGAGAAGGCCATAGCCACACCATTCTGGAACACACTCAAAGCAAGAAACGTGCTCCGCTACCTCGTCATCGCGAGATACCAGAACCACTCGTGAAAGTAATATGCAAGCAACTAGGCATTCCACGGCCAGGATGA
- a CDS encoding LptE family protein, translated as MKKMTLFLTLVLLAGCTADAMRDYTVFGYQIGSQARPDIKTVRVPIFRNTTFFRDIEYELTQAVIKRIEDTTPYKVVNENADAQLTAVIKLGTSHVILQNELNEGRTRDFTLVVEASFVDSRTGQDYFIPTTLLPAMSSAPPPSPQTDVLAPPPGVQPPPATLKPRLFARNTMYSQELGQSFALAKQKVIDELAIAIVNSMEKTW; from the coding sequence ATGAAGAAGATGACGCTATTTCTGACATTGGTTCTCCTGGCCGGCTGCACTGCAGATGCCATGCGCGATTACACCGTCTTTGGCTACCAGATCGGCTCGCAAGCACGGCCGGATATTAAAACTGTTCGTGTACCCATCTTCCGCAACACCACATTCTTCCGTGACATCGAATACGAACTGACCCAGGCTGTGATCAAACGCATTGAAGACACCACACCTTACAAAGTCGTTAATGAGAATGCCGATGCACAACTGACCGCTGTCATCAAGTTAGGTACATCCCACGTGATTCTTCAGAATGAACTCAACGAAGGCCGTACACGCGACTTCACCTTAGTCGTCGAAGCGAGTTTTGTGGATAGCCGAACTGGTCAGGATTACTTCATTCCCACGACGCTGCTGCCTGCCATGTCAAGCGCCCCGCCACCATCACCACAAACGGATGTGCTGGCGCCCCCACCCGGTGTTCAGCCTCCACCTGCAACTCTCAAACCAAGACTTTTCGCCAGAAACACCATGTATTCTCAGGAACTTGGTCAATCCTTCGCCCTTGCCAAACAGAAGGTGATTGATGAGTTAGCGATTGCGATTGTTAATAGCATGGAGAAGACGTGGTAG
- a CDS encoding DUF1254 domain-containing protein: protein MRWMLLSGVLALMTTLTSLGQDTQSMRVTVENFKRAESDLYFAKFEKDGGFGKFHHERELASIDHQTVIRLNRDTLYSFGVFDLDASPVTVTLPDPGKRFMSMQVINEDHYALDVFYAPGKHSFTKELVGTRYVCLAIRTFVNPNDTADVKEVHALQDALKVEQQSTGKLELPHWDQVSQKKIRDALLALVAANGGIDSSKMFGRKNEVDPVEHLLGTAAGWGGNPRTAALYAGSEPKHNDGKTAYTLTVKDVPVDGFWSVSVYNKEGFFVKNAKNAYTLNNITAKPAADGSYTIHFGGDENVPNYLPIIPGWNYTVRMYRPRKEILDGQWKFPEAEAVK from the coding sequence ATGCGATGGATGTTGCTTTCTGGTGTATTGGCTTTGATGACAACTTTGACTTCTCTGGGACAAGACACCCAATCGATGCGAGTCACCGTTGAAAATTTCAAGCGGGCTGAATCTGATCTCTATTTCGCCAAATTCGAGAAGGATGGTGGCTTTGGCAAGTTCCACCACGAACGGGAACTGGCCTCCATTGATCACCAGACAGTTATCCGTCTGAACCGTGATACGCTCTATTCGTTTGGCGTATTTGATCTTGATGCTTCACCGGTGACGGTGACACTGCCTGACCCCGGCAAGCGATTCATGTCCATGCAGGTGATTAACGAAGATCATTATGCACTCGATGTCTTTTATGCACCGGGAAAGCATTCCTTCACCAAAGAACTGGTTGGCACACGCTATGTCTGCCTGGCCATTCGCACTTTTGTAAATCCCAATGACACAGCTGATGTCAAGGAAGTGCATGCATTGCAGGATGCATTGAAAGTTGAACAGCAGAGCACCGGCAAGCTGGAACTGCCTCACTGGGATCAGGTCTCGCAAAAGAAAATCCGGGATGCGTTGCTGGCCCTGGTTGCTGCCAATGGTGGCATCGATTCCTCGAAAATGTTTGGCCGCAAGAACGAGGTTGATCCGGTGGAACATCTCCTTGGCACGGCAGCAGGGTGGGGTGGAAACCCACGCACCGCTGCACTCTATGCTGGGTCTGAGCCAAAACACAACGATGGAAAAACTGCTTACACGCTCACCGTCAAGGATGTACCTGTCGATGGCTTCTGGTCAGTGAGTGTTTACAACAAGGAAGGTTTCTTTGTCAAAAATGCAAAGAATGCCTACACGTTGAATAACATCACGGCCAAGCCCGCTGCCGATGGTTCTTACACCATACATTTTGGCGGCGATGAGAATGTTCCGAACTATTTACCCATCATACCAGGCTGGAACTACACGGTACGCATGTATCGCCCACGAAAGGAAATTCTGGACGGGCAATGGAAGTTTCCAGAGGCTGAAGCGGTGAAGTGA
- the rpsK gene encoding 30S ribosomal protein S11, translating to MAKAKKKKARRNVSRGVAHILATFNNTIVSISDTNGDVLTWASAGTVGFKGSRKSTPFAAQRASEVAADKAMKYGLREVEVRIKGPGSGRESAVTALQAAGLAIKAIEDITPLPHNGCRPPKRRRV from the coding sequence ATGGCCAAAGCAAAGAAGAAAAAAGCCAGGCGTAATGTGTCGCGAGGAGTCGCACACATCCTCGCCACCTTTAACAACACCATTGTCTCCATCTCCGATACCAATGGCGATGTGCTGACTTGGGCATCCGCTGGTACGGTTGGCTTCAAGGGCAGCCGAAAGAGCACGCCGTTCGCTGCTCAGCGAGCCAGCGAAGTCGCTGCAGACAAGGCCATGAAGTACGGCCTGCGTGAAGTGGAAGTCCGCATCAAGGGGCCAGGTTCAGGCCGTGAATCTGCAGTCACAGCACTGCAGGCAGCAGGCCTGGCCATCAAGGCGATCGAAGACATCACGCCGCTGCCCCACAACGGCTGCCGACCACCGAAGAGACGACGAGTATAG